A DNA window from Bradyrhizobium barranii subsp. barranii contains the following coding sequences:
- a CDS encoding NHL repeat-containing protein, producing the protein MLRPNHWIWVFIVGAGILGTKAYADDTVVRSFAGGSAASMVGIVPASEDVELAGPQALSADGQGNLFVLDQINGRILQFDPKQPSSDPDVLNMPKDVQPTDLVVHNDDIMVWDGGVRTLKAAPGQSTRGLGGDVIQLEEVSSRGVDDQVAVSAFAQMGSQAPGSATDLLDQNTRAAIIKTTRQPDRQYVASRSKGSVIADIIPDKGNASVRVEIQTMVTNETIGQLGLRVRNQLGTVEFLEIDNSDRFYVLAEDIPPSGKNASTFVARYAANGRLEGIYELPLENTPLTRRFVTVSGDGDVYFLRTKPDGIEVVGVGFRPLTNASIIDVRPSRTAAAPAPQSGVKFDASAAVRPSNRQQAIETAFAFEGIQWKLTQANYGNDPDSQCSGFSRVRRPWYLQGKVNQEVRGVPYCWGCHGSLANFRQRIESGTLAGNVCTRNAPRPDVAGVDCSAFVSAAWGLSVHYTTAAIPAIAAPVANPWDLRPGDALNKPGSHVMLFLRFTPDRKAEVMESSTGGCNGRVCRNVYPLASLLSRGYVPVRFRAFADDQTAVSASAYQETEQSPAGRKTASKRR; encoded by the coding sequence ATGCTTCGTCCAAATCATTGGATCTGGGTCTTCATCGTCGGCGCTGGCATTCTTGGAACCAAGGCGTACGCCGACGATACTGTCGTACGCAGCTTTGCGGGCGGTTCGGCTGCTTCCATGGTCGGCATCGTCCCGGCCAGCGAGGACGTGGAACTCGCGGGACCGCAAGCACTCAGCGCCGACGGGCAGGGCAACCTGTTTGTGCTCGATCAGATCAACGGTCGCATCCTCCAATTTGATCCGAAACAGCCGAGCTCAGATCCTGACGTTCTCAACATGCCGAAAGACGTCCAGCCGACGGATCTCGTCGTCCACAATGACGACATCATGGTTTGGGACGGCGGCGTACGGACGCTGAAGGCGGCGCCGGGGCAATCCACGCGCGGCCTCGGTGGTGATGTGATCCAGCTTGAAGAGGTCTCGAGCCGCGGCGTGGACGACCAGGTCGCTGTCTCGGCTTTTGCCCAGATGGGATCACAGGCGCCAGGCAGCGCGACCGACTTGCTCGACCAGAACACCCGCGCGGCCATCATCAAGACGACGCGGCAGCCCGACCGGCAATATGTTGCCTCTCGAAGCAAGGGCTCGGTAATCGCCGATATCATTCCGGACAAGGGCAACGCCAGCGTACGGGTCGAAATCCAGACCATGGTCACCAACGAGACGATCGGCCAGCTCGGCCTGCGGGTGCGCAACCAGCTCGGCACGGTAGAGTTTCTCGAGATTGACAACAGTGACCGCTTCTATGTGTTGGCGGAGGACATTCCGCCATCGGGAAAGAATGCCTCTACGTTCGTCGCACGCTATGCCGCGAACGGGCGTCTCGAAGGAATCTATGAGCTTCCTTTGGAAAACACGCCGCTGACCCGGCGGTTCGTCACGGTTTCGGGCGATGGCGATGTCTATTTCCTGCGGACCAAACCGGATGGTATTGAAGTGGTCGGCGTGGGCTTCAGGCCTCTGACCAACGCTTCGATTATCGACGTGCGGCCGTCGCGAACGGCAGCCGCGCCGGCACCGCAATCCGGCGTCAAATTCGACGCGTCGGCCGCCGTGAGACCGTCCAATCGCCAGCAGGCGATCGAGACGGCGTTTGCGTTCGAGGGCATCCAGTGGAAGCTGACGCAGGCGAATTACGGCAACGATCCCGACAGCCAATGCAGCGGCTTCAGCCGTGTTCGTCGGCCGTGGTATCTGCAGGGAAAGGTGAACCAGGAGGTCCGCGGCGTACCCTATTGCTGGGGCTGCCACGGTTCACTCGCGAACTTCCGGCAGCGGATCGAGAGCGGGACGCTGGCTGGCAATGTGTGCACTCGCAATGCGCCACGGCCGGATGTGGCTGGCGTCGATTGTTCGGCATTCGTCAGCGCCGCGTGGGGGCTCTCCGTCCACTACACGACTGCCGCTATTCCTGCGATCGCAGCCCCCGTGGCAAATCCCTGGGACCTGAGGCCCGGCGATGCGCTGAACAAGCCGGGCTCGCACGTGATGTTGTTCCTGCGGTTCACGCCGGATCGCAAGGCCGAGGTGATGGAATCCTCGACCGGCGGCTGCAACGGCCGCGTCTGCCGCAACGTCTACCCGTTGGCGAGCCTGCTTTCGCGCGGCTACGTTCCGGTCCGCTTTCGAGCCTTCGCGGACGATCAGACGGCAGTTTCAGCGAGCGCCTATCAGGAAACCGAACAATCGCCGGCGGGCCGCAAAACGGCAAGCAAAAGGCGCTGA
- a CDS encoding DUF4424 domain-containing protein gives MVALLVATSWPARANDSAAELSIGGLQFVRTNDVAMESENLRIALDRISVRYQFANVTAKPVTLTVAFPLPDIDLSEAENIALPSNDPINFVDFETKVDGSPAPLTVDQRAMVGNKDVSALLRELKLPLLPIGSREIRVNDLPEATRARLVDDGLLIPAGMSDNGRQQYAPGWVIKTSAVRQQVFPSMRTVLVEHQYRPSVGSSPDTILRSSLRRSGALAQEVARYRKEYCVQDTFLAELDKRAGSNQTNSAKLQERRISYVLKTGANWAGPIRSFKLTIDPGGSDRLVSFCPGRLKASSATGNMLEYTASNFKPDADLKILVIGTF, from the coding sequence ATGGTCGCGCTGCTGGTTGCGACAAGCTGGCCGGCACGCGCCAACGACTCAGCTGCGGAATTGTCGATCGGCGGGCTCCAGTTCGTACGCACCAATGACGTGGCCATGGAGAGCGAGAACCTTCGTATCGCGCTCGACAGGATTAGCGTTCGCTACCAATTCGCCAACGTCACCGCCAAGCCGGTCACGCTTACTGTTGCCTTTCCGCTGCCCGACATCGACCTGTCGGAGGCTGAGAACATCGCACTGCCGTCAAATGATCCGATCAACTTCGTCGACTTCGAGACCAAGGTCGATGGCAGCCCGGCGCCGCTGACCGTCGATCAGCGCGCCATGGTCGGCAACAAGGATGTCAGCGCCCTGCTCCGCGAACTCAAGTTGCCGCTGCTGCCGATTGGTAGCCGCGAGATCCGGGTGAACGACCTGCCCGAGGCGACCCGGGCCCGGCTCGTGGACGACGGACTTCTGATACCTGCCGGAATGAGCGACAACGGTCGGCAGCAGTATGCGCCGGGTTGGGTTATCAAGACCTCGGCTGTGCGTCAGCAGGTGTTTCCGTCCATGCGCACCGTCTTGGTCGAACACCAGTACCGGCCGAGCGTCGGCTCCAGTCCCGACACCATCCTGCGCTCGAGCCTGCGCCGCAGCGGCGCACTCGCTCAGGAAGTCGCCCGTTACCGGAAAGAGTACTGCGTCCAGGATACGTTCCTCGCCGAACTCGACAAGCGCGCGGGCAGTAACCAGACCAACAGCGCGAAGCTGCAGGAGCGGCGCATATCGTATGTGCTCAAGACCGGCGCGAATTGGGCCGGGCCGATCCGCTCATTCAAACTGACTATCGACCCAGGCGGCAGCGACCGTTTGGTGAGCTTCTGTCCTGGGCGGCTAAAGGCATCGTCCGCGACTGGAAACATGCTTGAATATACGGCAAGCAACTTCAAGCCGGATGCCGACCTGAAAATCCTGGTGATCGGAACATTCTGA
- a CDS encoding serine/threonine-protein kinase, translating to MTPNDPFRSSYHGVPPGTRLNGIYEIEAVIGAGGMGEVYKCREIQTGSPVAVKMLLPDMVDNEAALALFRREAAALHNLPHDAIVRYFLFTVEPVLQRPYLAMEFVNGRSLSNMLDDGPLTFEALIKLMQRVASGLEAAHEHGIIHRDVSPDNIIVPLDDVRRAKIIDFGIARSTQMGDKTIIGSGFAGKDNYASPEQVGLYGNDVTAKSDVYSFGLVLFHALTGQKLDMGGSQFQLVEKRRRVPDLGAVDMRIRPLLERMLQPDPALRPTMGEVASWTPTGSAQTPAAPLYGFDPLRRPESAAPASQDRMPSTARSARGLWLGAGVAALLLLVGGGGYAFYKLVWSAPGTAVLPPPPKLAGTMVPPKVEPAGPQSGRQETEKLSAQPTATPSPALDGPGRADRIRKYVAQYSGGDCFFVLPIAVSQNAAVIEGFGASTAPFDTFDKAFRREQGFEASVGVRQVTQAQCPAVKFLSQVGSDQARMPRITLSATELKGGETLNGTIENFANRVVELLMVSDRGEVQSLSYLLKPGIDSLSFRLPTARASGPQLLLVVAVPQVLDSLRQPRPMAADTFFLQALSEAQRNKVTVIAAARYVLLTN from the coding sequence ATGACCCCGAACGATCCGTTCCGATCGTCCTATCACGGCGTGCCGCCCGGCACGCGTCTCAACGGCATTTACGAGATCGAAGCGGTGATCGGCGCGGGCGGCATGGGTGAGGTCTACAAATGCCGTGAGATCCAGACTGGATCGCCTGTTGCAGTGAAAATGCTGCTGCCCGACATGGTTGACAACGAGGCGGCGCTCGCGCTGTTCCGTCGAGAGGCCGCGGCACTCCACAATCTTCCGCATGACGCGATCGTTCGCTACTTCCTGTTTACCGTGGAGCCGGTGCTGCAGCGACCTTATCTCGCGATGGAATTCGTGAATGGCCGCTCGCTCTCGAACATGCTCGATGATGGGCCGTTGACCTTCGAGGCGCTGATCAAGCTGATGCAGCGCGTCGCATCGGGACTGGAGGCCGCCCATGAGCACGGCATCATCCATCGTGACGTTTCTCCGGACAACATCATCGTTCCGCTCGACGACGTCAGGCGGGCCAAGATCATCGACTTCGGCATCGCGCGGTCGACCCAGATGGGTGACAAGACCATCATCGGCTCGGGCTTCGCCGGCAAGGACAATTACGCATCGCCGGAACAGGTTGGGTTGTACGGCAATGACGTGACTGCGAAATCCGATGTCTACAGCTTCGGTCTTGTGCTGTTCCATGCGCTGACCGGGCAGAAACTCGACATGGGCGGCAGCCAGTTTCAACTGGTGGAGAAGCGCCGGCGTGTGCCCGATCTCGGTGCGGTGGATATGCGAATCCGGCCTTTGCTGGAGCGGATGCTGCAGCCTGATCCGGCATTGCGCCCGACCATGGGGGAGGTCGCCAGCTGGACGCCAACCGGATCGGCCCAGACACCGGCCGCGCCGTTATATGGCTTCGATCCGCTACGGCGGCCGGAAAGCGCGGCACCGGCGTCGCAGGACAGGATGCCGTCGACCGCGCGGAGCGCACGTGGCCTCTGGCTGGGGGCGGGCGTGGCGGCATTGTTGCTGCTGGTCGGCGGTGGTGGATATGCCTTCTACAAGCTGGTCTGGTCAGCGCCCGGCACCGCGGTCTTGCCGCCACCGCCGAAACTCGCTGGAACAATGGTGCCGCCGAAGGTCGAGCCCGCTGGACCACAGTCCGGACGCCAAGAGACAGAGAAGTTGTCCGCGCAGCCGACGGCAACGCCGTCTCCGGCACTCGATGGGCCGGGGCGAGCTGACCGCATCCGCAAATACGTGGCCCAATATTCTGGCGGTGACTGCTTCTTTGTCTTGCCGATTGCTGTGAGCCAAAATGCGGCTGTCATCGAAGGGTTCGGTGCCTCGACCGCCCCATTCGACACCTTCGACAAAGCGTTCCGGCGTGAGCAGGGTTTCGAAGCTTCGGTCGGCGTCAGGCAAGTGACCCAGGCGCAATGCCCAGCCGTCAAGTTCTTGAGTCAGGTCGGGAGCGATCAGGCGCGAATGCCACGCATCACCCTGTCAGCGACAGAGCTGAAGGGCGGCGAAACCCTCAATGGGACCATTGAGAACTTTGCCAACCGCGTGGTGGAGCTGCTCATGGTGTCGGATCGCGGCGAAGTCCAGAGCCTCTCTTACCTTCTGAAGCCGGGCATCGACTCACTTTCGTTTAGGCTCCCGACAGCACGCGCGAGCGGTCCGCAATTGCTGTTGGTCGTGGCGGTTCCGCAGGTTCTGGACTCATTGCGCCAGCCGCGACCGATGGCTGCCGACACGTTCTTTCTGCAGGCGCTAAGCGAGGCTCAGCGCAACAAGGTGACCGTCATCGCGGCCGCGCGCTACGTGCTGCTCACCAATTGA
- a CDS encoding PP2C family protein-serine/threonine phosphatase, which produces MAHIPSLFDVGSVTHAGRVRERNEDSCLVRTDVGLWAVADGMGGHEAGDLASRIVVQSLDAIGTPESAADLLAECEERLFSANQQILALSHERQGATVGTTAAVLLVRDSYYACIWAGDSRVYLISRGAISQVSHDHSELEELIAEGALSREDVNDWPSNAITRAVGVADDPEFEVVTGPAEPEDIFVICSDGLTRHVQDDEILQHVATRRAQAACDDMLALALDRGGLDNVTIVIVRLLTPRSQEATRSPLNREPQP; this is translated from the coding sequence ATGGCGCATATTCCATCCTTGTTCGATGTTGGTAGCGTCACCCATGCCGGACGGGTGCGGGAGCGGAACGAGGATTCATGTTTGGTCCGAACCGACGTCGGCCTTTGGGCGGTCGCCGACGGTATGGGTGGTCACGAGGCCGGCGATCTCGCCAGTCGTATTGTCGTGCAGTCGCTGGACGCGATCGGCACGCCAGAATCAGCCGCAGACCTGCTGGCGGAATGCGAGGAGCGGCTGTTCAGCGCAAACCAGCAGATACTGGCGCTAAGTCATGAACGACAGGGTGCCACCGTCGGGACCACAGCGGCGGTTCTGCTCGTTCGCGATAGCTACTATGCCTGCATATGGGCGGGTGACAGCCGGGTCTACCTGATCAGTCGTGGCGCAATTAGCCAAGTGTCGCATGATCACAGCGAACTGGAGGAGCTGATCGCCGAAGGTGCGCTTTCGCGCGAAGACGTGAATGATTGGCCGAGCAATGCCATTACTCGTGCCGTCGGTGTCGCCGATGATCCGGAATTTGAGGTGGTGACAGGCCCGGCCGAGCCGGAGGATATCTTCGTGATCTGCAGCGATGGCCTGACCAGGCACGTGCAGGACGACGAGATCCTGCAGCACGTGGCTACGCGACGCGCCCAGGCGGCTTGCGATGACATGCTCGCGCTGGCTCTTGATCGTGGCGGGCTTGACAACGTGACGATTGTGATCGTGCGACTGCTGACGCCACGATCTCAGGAGGCGACAAGATCTCCGCTCAATCGGGAGCCGCAACCATGA
- the tagF gene encoding type VI secretion system-associated protein TagF gives MTMRCGLFGKIGAKRDFIAIATPRSFLEAWEPWVQAALSASRHQLGPGWQQAFLTAPVWRFWLGAAICGTTVAGAIMPSLDGVGRYYPLTLHAVTGEAVSLPPPSIDPQDEWFGQVEAFMLSTLDRAATFEQISDALDRLAVPRLQETIAGGPAITSLGTATMGRPSAVDAFAESFAALCAANPQVYAAASFWWTAGGEGFPPMALSCRGLPDPFHYITLLTGDLGHAASGNG, from the coding sequence ATGACCATGCGTTGCGGGCTATTCGGCAAGATCGGCGCCAAGCGCGATTTCATCGCGATCGCGACCCCGCGCAGCTTCCTGGAAGCCTGGGAGCCGTGGGTACAGGCCGCGCTGTCAGCAAGTCGCCACCAGCTTGGCCCTGGATGGCAGCAAGCCTTTCTGACCGCGCCGGTCTGGCGATTTTGGCTCGGCGCCGCGATCTGCGGCACGACAGTGGCGGGTGCGATCATGCCCTCGCTCGACGGGGTGGGGCGATACTATCCCTTGACCCTGCATGCGGTGACCGGCGAGGCCGTCTCGCTGCCGCCGCCGAGCATTGATCCGCAGGACGAATGGTTCGGGCAAGTGGAGGCGTTCATGCTTTCGACCCTGGATCGGGCCGCAACCTTCGAGCAGATCTCCGATGCATTGGATCGGCTTGCGGTACCACGACTGCAGGAGACCATCGCCGGCGGTCCGGCGATCACGTCGCTCGGTACTGCGACAATGGGAAGGCCTTCGGCGGTCGACGCCTTCGCGGAGTCGTTTGCAGCACTTTGCGCCGCCAACCCACAAGTCTACGCCGCGGCTAGCTTCTGGTGGACCGCGGGAGGGGAAGGCTTTCCGCCAATGGCGCTGAGTTGCCGCGGATTACCAGATCCGTTTCACTACATCACGCTGCTGACCGGTGATCTCGGCCACGCGGCATCCGGGAATGGATGA
- the tssM gene encoding type VI secretion system membrane subunit TssM: MLAKDILRIVLYGVGLSSLGAVIYLAGPFIAFGDWRPLENHIVRQIAILLLTTVVAGFVGLNLFKRRKSAKEIADGIAGADQPVSDEPVLKERMKDALATLKTASGNKSGYLYDLPWYVIIGPPGAGKTTALVNSGLKFPLARGATPAAIAGVGGTRYCDWWFTEEAVLIDTAGRYTTQDSNSKADKDSWLAFLDILKKSRSRQPINGVLVAISIEDILTLPKQELALHADAIRMRLLELHQRLKVSFPVYALFTKADLVAGFTEYFAYLGEAGRRQVWGATFQTADKTQNLVGQIPVEFDRLLERLSEETLDRLQDEPTPQHRVQLFGFPAQMARLKPQIHDFLNQIFEPTRYHVNANLRGFYFTSGTQQGTPIDQLIGSLARTFGAEEVGSGSYSGTGKSFFLADLISKVIIGEADWVSTDRAAVRRALILKTAALSLIGLVSIGLIAAWLMSYKRNSDLIEQSLQADSEYAAAGAPLIKQTLIADHDLDKVLPLLYRLRNAPAGYGSRGESVPLSARYGLSQHARLLSPSKAAYHTALERMFRPRLLYRLEEQLNARINEPAFVYEALKVYLMVGGLQSPDRELIRSWMQRDWADNLYPGATNAEGRRLLDENLVAMFDLETEQPPLVELDGRLIKQAQSSLARLSVSQRAYEFLKSEARASTAGDWIASRHGGPDMGVVFETTTGQPLDAVRVPEFFTYNGFHQKFVARLSGLSERMKRERWVLGDAGQQSAIDQQYDNLAGDLLNIYSNDFVTTWRTALGSLRLKKLLADKPKYEVLRALSAPTSPMRQILESVRDETVLTKERAKPANASAPAAAPAPALFTNAQDGPPGATIEAQFKPYHAALEGESTRRPIDSTVANLNDIAQNLTLIIENPQLTAQATAALQTQVAALRNNASRMPPPFSDMLRAAAAEFEGSIAASTAGQILQTLRDQVTPVCQQTVTNRYPFVRSSGQEVPLADFAKLFSPNGVMDKFFTQYLAPYADTSRSDWAWRKESPVGRSFSPDTLKQFQNAAYIRDAFFQTGGGVPAVSFAIRPPGAPGPGVTVKTEIGGTTIASPTIPGPATSSLFGGPQPTPPPPPPPQSNSPTTVLWPGPAPRTAISVSNDTGAPSVLERIGPWSLFRMLEAGSLVVKAETASATFIVAGRELNYQISTGSLRNPLNLSVLREFRCPTGI, translated from the coding sequence ATGCTTGCCAAGGACATTCTTCGCATCGTTCTCTACGGAGTCGGGCTCAGCTCGCTCGGAGCGGTGATCTATCTCGCCGGTCCCTTCATCGCGTTCGGCGACTGGCGGCCGCTGGAGAACCATATCGTCCGGCAGATCGCTATTCTGCTGCTCACCACGGTCGTGGCAGGCTTCGTTGGCCTCAATCTGTTCAAGCGGCGCAAGAGTGCCAAGGAGATTGCCGATGGCATCGCTGGTGCGGACCAGCCTGTCAGCGATGAACCGGTGCTCAAGGAGCGCATGAAGGATGCGCTCGCGACGCTGAAGACCGCCAGCGGCAACAAGTCGGGCTATCTCTACGATCTGCCGTGGTACGTCATCATCGGTCCGCCCGGCGCCGGCAAGACCACGGCGCTGGTCAATTCCGGGCTCAAATTTCCGCTCGCGCGCGGGGCGACGCCCGCAGCGATCGCGGGGGTCGGCGGTACGCGCTACTGCGATTGGTGGTTCACCGAGGAAGCGGTGCTGATCGATACCGCCGGCCGCTACACGACCCAGGACTCCAACAGCAAGGCCGACAAGGACAGCTGGCTGGCGTTCCTGGACATCCTGAAGAAAAGCCGGTCGCGCCAACCGATCAACGGCGTCCTTGTCGCCATCAGTATCGAAGACATCCTGACGCTGCCGAAGCAGGAACTCGCACTTCACGCCGATGCCATCAGGATGCGCCTGCTCGAGTTGCATCAGAGGCTCAAGGTCAGCTTCCCGGTCTACGCGCTATTTACCAAAGCCGATCTCGTTGCCGGCTTCACCGAGTATTTCGCCTATCTCGGCGAGGCCGGCCGCCGCCAGGTCTGGGGTGCCACGTTCCAGACCGCAGACAAGACCCAGAATCTGGTGGGGCAGATCCCGGTCGAGTTCGACCGTCTGCTGGAGCGCCTGAGCGAGGAGACGCTCGACCGTCTGCAGGACGAGCCGACGCCCCAGCACCGCGTGCAATTGTTCGGCTTTCCGGCACAGATGGCGCGGCTCAAGCCCCAGATCCACGACTTCCTCAACCAGATCTTCGAGCCGACGCGCTATCATGTGAACGCGAACCTGCGCGGTTTCTACTTCACCTCGGGTACGCAGCAGGGCACGCCGATCGACCAATTGATCGGGTCGCTGGCACGTACATTCGGCGCTGAGGAGGTCGGTTCCGGATCCTATTCGGGCACGGGCAAGAGCTTCTTCCTCGCCGATCTGATTTCCAAGGTCATCATCGGCGAGGCCGACTGGGTCTCGACCGACCGTGCCGCGGTGCGCCGCGCGCTGATCCTGAAAACCGCGGCCCTGTCGTTGATCGGCCTGGTCTCGATCGGACTGATCGCAGCTTGGCTGATGAGCTACAAGCGGAACTCCGATTTGATCGAGCAAAGCCTGCAGGCGGATAGCGAGTATGCGGCCGCCGGCGCACCACTTATCAAGCAGACGCTGATTGCCGATCATGATCTCGACAAGGTGCTGCCGCTACTCTACCGGCTGCGCAACGCCCCGGCAGGCTACGGATCGCGCGGCGAGTCGGTGCCTCTGTCGGCTCGCTACGGGCTCAGTCAGCACGCCCGGCTGCTGTCGCCCTCGAAGGCGGCTTATCATACGGCGCTTGAGCGCATGTTCCGGCCGCGCCTGCTGTATCGCCTCGAGGAGCAGCTCAATGCGCGCATCAACGAACCTGCCTTCGTCTACGAGGCGCTCAAGGTCTATCTGATGGTCGGCGGCCTGCAGTCGCCGGACCGCGAGCTGATCCGCTCCTGGATGCAACGTGACTGGGCGGACAACCTCTATCCTGGCGCCACCAACGCGGAAGGGCGGCGTCTGCTCGACGAGAACCTCGTGGCAATGTTCGACCTCGAGACCGAGCAGCCGCCGCTGGTCGAACTCGACGGCCGGTTGATCAAGCAGGCCCAGAGCTCCTTGGCGCGCCTGAGCGTGTCGCAACGTGCCTACGAGTTTCTGAAATCGGAGGCTCGCGCATCGACCGCTGGCGACTGGATCGCTAGCCGCCATGGCGGACCCGACATGGGTGTCGTGTTCGAAACCACGACGGGGCAGCCTTTGGACGCGGTGCGGGTACCTGAGTTCTTCACGTATAACGGCTTCCATCAGAAGTTCGTCGCCCGGCTGTCCGGATTGTCCGAGCGGATGAAGCGGGAGCGATGGGTTTTGGGTGATGCAGGCCAGCAGTCGGCCATTGACCAGCAGTACGACAATCTGGCCGGCGATCTGCTCAACATCTATTCCAACGATTTCGTGACGACCTGGCGAACGGCGCTCGGGAGCCTGCGCCTGAAGAAGCTGCTCGCCGACAAGCCGAAATACGAGGTGCTGCGGGCGCTTTCGGCGCCGACCTCGCCGATGCGGCAAATTCTGGAATCGGTGCGCGACGAGACGGTGCTGACCAAGGAACGGGCGAAGCCGGCGAACGCTTCGGCGCCAGCTGCCGCACCGGCGCCGGCACTCTTCACGAATGCCCAGGATGGACCGCCTGGCGCGACGATCGAGGCACAGTTCAAACCTTACCACGCGGCGCTCGAAGGCGAGAGCACCCGCCGGCCGATCGACTCGACCGTCGCGAACCTGAACGACATCGCGCAGAACCTGACGTTGATCATCGAGAATCCCCAACTGACAGCACAGGCCACGGCTGCACTTCAGACCCAGGTCGCAGCGCTCCGCAACAATGCCTCGCGCATGCCACCGCCATTCTCCGACATGCTGCGCGCAGCAGCCGCGGAGTTCGAAGGCAGCATCGCGGCTTCAACCGCCGGGCAAATCCTGCAAACGTTGCGCGATCAGGTCACGCCGGTCTGCCAACAGACCGTGACCAACCGCTACCCGTTTGTCCGCAGCAGCGGCCAGGAAGTCCCGCTGGCGGATTTTGCCAAATTATTCAGTCCGAATGGCGTTATGGACAAGTTCTTCACCCAGTACCTGGCACCTTATGCCGACACGTCGCGGTCGGACTGGGCTTGGCGCAAGGAGAGCCCCGTTGGTCGGTCGTTCTCGCCCGACACGCTCAAACAATTCCAGAATGCGGCCTATATCCGGGATGCGTTCTTCCAGACGGGCGGCGGTGTGCCCGCCGTTTCTTTCGCGATCCGGCCTCCTGGGGCACCGGGGCCAGGCGTGACCGTTAAGACCGAGATCGGCGGCACCACGATTGCGAGCCCAACCATTCCCGGACCGGCCACGTCGTCCTTGTTCGGCGGTCCGCAACCGACGCCACCGCCACCACCACCGCCTCAGAGCAACTCGCCAACGACCGTCCTATGGCCGGGCCCAGCGCCGCGAACGGCAATTTCAGTTAGTAACGACACCGGCGCGCCATCCGTGCTCGAGCGCATTGGTCCCTGGTCGTTATTTCGGATGCTGGAGGCGGGCTCATTGGTTGTGAAAGCGGAAACGGCCAGCGCGACTTTCATCGTCGCGGGGCGCGAGCTCAACTATCAAATTTCGACTGGGTCGTTGCGCAACCCGCTGAACCTGTCAGTGCTGCGCGAGTTTCGTTGCCCGACCGGGATATGA